TCAACAAAGTTGGCTTTACGAATCACCCGATGCTGGACGACTTTAAGTTCTTATACAGTATCGCCGGATCGCAATCGAAGTTAGCAATTCCGAGTCCTAGCATGCTGCACATGCGGGGTGAGGTGCTGGATGGCGTCTACGAAAGCGAGGAAGCGTATTACGACGATTTGGCGATGGCGTACAAAAAGGCCATTCGGGCGTTCTACGACGCAGGTTGTCGCTACCTCCAGCTCGACGATACGTCCTGGGCAACTTCCTTCTGTTCGCAGGAATCGCTCGAGAAGATGCGGGCACAGGGCATTGACCCAGAGGAGCGCAAGGCGATAAACGCCGAAATTATCAACAAGGCGCTGGCCGACAGGCCGAGTGACCTGCGCGTGACCATGCATATTTGCCGTGGGAATTTCCGCTCGTCGTGGATGACCTCGGGCGGCTACGAGCCGGTGGCCAAAGTGCTGTTTGGCCAGTTGAACATCGACGGCTTTTTCCTCGAGTACGACACAAATAGGGCTGGCGACTTTAGCCCGCTGCGATTTGTCAACCGTCCCGATCTCAACATCGTCCTCGGCCTCGTCACATCCAAGCATGGAGACCTGGAGAACCCAGACGACATCAAGCGCAGAATCGAGGAGGCGACAAAATACGTGCCGCTCGAACAACTGTGTTTAAGTCCGCAATGCGGATTTGCGTCGACAGAAGAGGGAAACTTGCTCACAGAGGATGAACAGTGGGCCAAACTGCAGTTTGTGGTCGACTTGGCCAATCAGATCTGGTGATACACCGAAACACACTGCTGTGACGGGGAGCGGCCATCCGCTCTCCATCACAGGCATCGCGCACAAGCATCGCGCGTTCGAGTTGCGAAAGCGCTTGGTTCCTTATTCGAAGACCTTCGAGAGGATTTCGTAGGAGTGTAGTCGGGCGTCGTGATCGTAAATTTGTGCACTGACAATCAATTCATCTGCCTTTGTCTCCTCGAGAATCCGCTCTAGTCCTTTGCGAATGGTATCGAGACTTCCAACGACCGTGTAACGTCCCCTGTCTGCCAGCACAGCCTTCTCGTAATCGGTACACATGTCCTCGATATTGTCGACAGGTGGTTTCAACTGACCAGGCATCCCCCGCAGCAGACTTAGCACCTGCTGTTGCATGGACGTAGCCAACCGCCTAGCTTCGTCGTCCGTATCGGCCGCGATGACATTGACGCCGACCATCGCATACGGTTTGTCGAGATGTTGAGACGCCTCGAAGTTACTCCGGTACAACTGCAGTGCCGGCAACAGGTAGGTCGGCGCAAAATGGCTGGCGAAGCCAAATGGTAGACCCCAATGCGCCGCTAATCGCGCGCTGAAATCGCTCGATCCCAAAAGCCAAATCGGAATGTCCAAGCCCTCGCCCGGAACCGCACGAACCGCCGGTTTACGCGCACCGCCTGGCGGGTGAAAGTACGTGTACAATTCCGCGACCTGGTCTGGGAAGTCCTCGCCATTCCTATCCGGCCCCCGCCGCAGCGCGCGTGCAGTCACTTGATCGGACCCTGGAGCTCGTCCGAGCGCCAAATCGATCCGCCCCGGATACAACGACTCCAACGTCCCGAACTGCTCCGCAATGACGAGGGGCGCGTGATTCGGCAACATGATGCCGCCGGATCCGACCCGGATGGTCGACGTCTGCCCCGCGATATAACCGATGACGACGGACGTCGCGGAACTGGCGATACCAGGCATACTGTGGTGCTCGGCCACCCAATATCGCTTATACCCCCACTGCTCCGCGTGCCGCGCGAGGTCGGCACTGTTGCGCAACGCTTCGCCCGCAGTGCCGCCGACGACAATCGGCGCAAGGTCTAACACGGAGAAGGCAGTATCTCGAAAAGTTTTGGTTGTGGACATGATGAGTCCTCCTCAAACAGTTTCATCAGGGCGTAAACACGTCGTGATGGGATTGTACCAACAATGAAATCCTGAACAAAACGACCCGACTCGCCCGGACCCTGCCGACGCAACAACACGGGCGACGGTGACCGGCGTGGTAAGGCGGGTATGGCCATGCAATGGCCACCCGGTATATTACGATAGTATAGCACCAATACTTGCGTAACTCATGCGCGAGGCGGCCGGGGGCGGGGCCGCGGAGTGGGATCGACAATGGGGTTTTACAGGGCACAAGAAAATTTTTCTTTTGTAGGCCAGGAATGCGGCCTTTTGAAGGAGGAGGACGGAGTTGGGCGCCCAAGTTGTCTTATTAAGACACGCAGGGCATTGAAGGCATACATAAGGTCGAAAAAGTGCCTTATTGGGCCCCTGGCACCCTCAAATGCGGCATCTGACGCGCAATAAGGTCGTTTTGAGACCTTAAATAGGCCCAGTTCACAAAAAAGTCACACATAAAGCAGATTTTCTGCCTTAATCCGGCCGCTCCAGCACCCGCCACGCCCGATCCCGCCGATCCGCCGTTCCCGCCACACAAAAAGGCACCCAGCCAACAATCGCCAGGTGCCTGCCATCATGCATCCATCGTCTGTCGCAGCACAAGCCTAGCCGACTACTCGCTAGTCGAGTCGCTACCGGACGATTCGCCGGATCCGGCGCTTGTGCCTGTACCTGTGCCGCTCGAAGTCGATCCGGTGGTCGGCGCACCGCCGCCCGTACCGGACGACCCGCCGCCAGATGTCGATCCGCCCGAGCCCCCGGTCGTACCGGATCCCCCGGCGCCACTGGAGCCGCCCGTGCTACCTGATCCAGTGGTCGGCGGCGTCGTGCCGCCTCCGGTGCTACCGCCTGTCGGCGGAGGCGTGGTGGTATTGCCCGGCGTCGTGCCGGTGCCGTTCGACGCGTCTCCGGAACCGTCGTCGCCCGTCGAAGGGGCGGTGGTGTCATTGTCCGTCGTGTTCCCAATCGATGTCGACGACGAGTTGTCGGTCGCATTGCTCGTGGCATTCGCGGTCGCATTCGCCGTAGCGTTGGTCGTGTTGTTACCCGGTGCGGTCGTGTTTGCAATTTGACCGGACGTCGACGGCGTGGACGATGCACTCGTCAAATTGAACTGTTCCGGGGTCTCCCCGGCTTCCGCCAGGCGAACGATATCGCTGAAGATCTTCGCCGCGTTCGCTGACGGATCCAATGGCGACATGGTCATATGGTGCTCTGGCGACGAGACGTCATAGCCGATATGGATGGAACCCACCATATTCGGCGTGTAACCGTCAAACCAGGCGTCGCGAATCCAGTTCGGATGATCCCCATTTAATCCTGTGTCGTACTGAACAGTACCGGTCTTACCGGCCACGCCCCACCCAGGCACCTGGGCCGACGTACCCGTACCGGCGTTGACGACGTCTTCCATCAAACTGGTCATCGTCGCGGCCGTTTGCGGACTCATAATAGTCTTCGACTGCGGTTGGAACTGATAGATGGTCTGCCCCACTTGGTTGACAATCTGGTTGATTAAATGCACTTTCATCTGAACGCCATTGTTGTCAAACGGCTCGTAGGCCTGGGCCATCTCAACCGGGTTCACGCCATATTGCATGCCCCCAATCGCGACACCCAAATGCTGTCTGTCCTGCTCGGTCAACTTGATGCCGTCCTTCATCGCAAAGCTCGTCCCCGTCTGCAGCCCAATCTGTTGCAAGAGCCAGACGGAGGCGACGTTTTGCGACTCTTGAAGCGCGTATTGCAACGTCACTTTCGCCGGTCCGTCGACGCCTTCCCAGTTCTGTGGGACGTACCCACCGCCGAAGTCCTGCGGCGCGTTGTCGAGAATCGAATCCGGCCCCCATTGTCCACTCTCAATGGCAGGCGCGTACTCCATAATCGGCTTAATCGATGAACCCGGCGAGCTGTTGCTGTAGATTCTATCCATGCCTAGCGGCGTATAGTCTTGTTTACGCGATCCCGCTGCGCCCATGATACCGCCCGTCGCCGGATCGACAAACACAGCTGCACCGTCTACTGGCCCTGGGAAGTCGCTGTCGTACTGGCCACTCCAGAACACGTCCTCCACCGCCTGCTGCACATTCGGCTGAATCGTGGTATAGACTTTCAGACCGCCTTGCAACAGCTGTTGTGCGGAAATACCGTTTTTCGACGCATAGTCGAACAGCACATTCGTGAACAGCGGATGCGTGTCCCACGTCGAGTCAGGCAGCGAGTGATAAGACGCGCCAAGTGGCTGCGCCTCTGCCGCCTCTGCCTGCTGCTCTGTGATGTACCCGTACTTGACCATGTTCTCCAACACCTGATTGCGCCGTTCGCGGGCTGCGGCGGGGTGTTTGAGCGGATCGTACGCGGAAGGGGCCTGCGGCAACCCTGCCAACAGCGCTGCCTGAGCCAGCGTGAGTTGATTCGAGTCGTGCGCCAAGTCGATACCAAAATACCGCATCGCTGCCTGTCCGACACCCACCGTGTTTTCACCTAGGAATACCTTGTTGAGGTACATCGTCAGGATTTCTTGCTTGGTGAAGTCCTGATCAATATGCACCCCCATCGCAATTTCCTTCAGCTTGTACGAAAGTGTCTTGTTGTCGTTCAAAAAGACAATCTTCGCGAGCTGATCTTCGATGGTACTGGCACCTTGTGACGTACTGTTGGTCGTGATGTCGACGACGACAGACCTGAGAATACTCTTCAAGTCGACACTGGAGCCTGTCCAAAAATTATGATCTTCCGTCGCCACAATGGCGTTCTGCAAGTTCTTCGGAATGTCGCCATAGCTCAACGTCGTCTGTGGCGTACCGATTTTCTCGTAAACTTTTCCAGAGGCGTCGTATATCACGGTCGGTTGCGGCGTCGCCGTCAGTTTCGCAATGGAGATAGGTGTCATTCTCAGCAGCACAAAATAACCGACGACTGCCAACACGGCACCTGTCAAAAAGAGGCCACCAATGGTATACACGAAGGCCCGAATCCCTCGTCGTCTTGAGCCGCGCTTCTTACCTGACGAATACTTCTCCGATGCTAACTTTCTCGAAGTCGACTTCTTCGAAGTTCTCTTTGAAGTTGGCTGCGAGTGAGTCTTGGAACGCTTCAACTTGTTGTTTCCTCCCAGCAGTAAAAATACGAAACCTCGATAGAAATGTCGTGGTCATCAAAGAATATGAAACAAGTCTTCTACGAATGCCCATCGCGTACGATGCACAACAAAGATTTTACACGTACTCTCGTATGATAGATCTTTTTAGATAGATTTTTAGATCTATGATATTGAAATCATGTTGAAAATTGAGTCGCCTGGGCACGATACCTGAACTAGATTTCCCACCTTGGACACACCTTCCAACAAAAAGAGGGGAATCCAGCTCGCGAGCGGCCCCCTCTGTCCCATTCAATCTCAACTCAACGTCGAACTCACGCGCTTCCTCTTATTCGCGGGCCCACTGGCACACGTTAGCGCAACAAGTTGGTCTTCGCAAGATCAATCAACTCGTCGCCGTGACCATTCAGCACCGCTTTCACCATCCACAGCGTGAATCCATGCGCCTGCTCTGCGGTAATTTTCGGCGGCAGCGACAACTCCTGACGGTTCACCACAACGTCGACCAAAGCTGGCCCATCGTGGCGGAGCGCATCTCGGATGGACGACTCCAAGTCACTCGCACGTTCGACATGCACGCCATAAATCCCCATCGCCTTTGCAATATCGGCAAAATTTTGGTCAATCAGTTCTGTGCCCATCTCCAAATATCCGGCGGCCTTCATCTCAAGCTCGACAAAACTAAGCGCGCTATTGTTCAACACGATGACCTTCACCGGCAATTTGTGTTGACGAAGAGTCAATAAATCCCCCATCAACATCGACAACCCACCATCGCCACACAGCGCGATGACTTGCCTATCTGGCGCCGCGAGTTGCGCCCCAATCGCCTGTGGCATGGCATTCGCCATCGTCCCATGGTTGAATGACCCCAGGAGCCGACGCCTTCCGTTCATTTGCAGATACCGCGCAGCCCAAAGTGTAGGCGTCCCAACGTCACATGTGAACACAGCATCCTCGTTTGCCAAGTCACTGACTACCTTCGTCAGGTACTGCGGATGAATCGGTCGCTTATCGGACTTCGCCGTGGCCAGTTCATCAAGGCCTGTTCGCACCTTCTGATAGTGATCGACGGATTCCCGCAAATGACGGGAATCGTGCGACTCCGTCAGCAATGGCAAGAGCGCTTGAACGGTCGCCTTGACATCCCCACACAACCCGTAGGTGATGGGCGTCCGGCGACCGAGATGCGCTGGGTCGAGATCGACTTGCAAGACCGTGCTGTTCCTTGGATAAAACTGCCGATACGGAAAGTCAGTTCCGAGCATCAACAAGACGTCGCAATTCATCATGGCGCGGTAACCCGATGCGTACCCAATCAGGCCAGTCAAACCGACGAAATACGGATTATCGTACTCAAGGTGCTCCTTTCCCCGCAACGCGATGACCATTGGCGCCTGCAATCTCTCACACAGTTGCATCAACTCACCATGTGCACCAGCACACCCCGCACCGCAAAGCAGCGTAATGCGCTTGCCGCGGTTCAAATATTCCGCCAACCGTTTCAACTCCGGCTCCGACGGATGAACAACCGGCCGCGTCACATGAAGGATATGTTCCGGCACCGGGTTATCATCCGGAACGCCAGCGACGTCCCCCGGCAAA
Above is a genomic segment from Alicyclobacillus acidoterrestris containing:
- a CDS encoding 5-methyltetrahydropteroyltriglutamate--homocysteine S-methyltransferase, yielding MAAPFRADHVGSLLRPERLKVARQQRAQGKRSQAELREIENEEITRVVQKQKEIGLQGVTDGEFRRAWWHLDFLEGLDGVEGYDTEQGMKFHNTQTKSRSIHVVNKVGFTNHPMLDDFKFLYSIAGSQSKLAIPSPSMLHMRGEVLDGVYESEEAYYDDLAMAYKKAIRAFYDAGCRYLQLDDTSWATSFCSQESLEKMRAQGIDPEERKAINAEIINKALADRPSDLRVTMHICRGNFRSSWMTSGGYEPVAKVLFGQLNIDGFFLEYDTNRAGDFSPLRFVNRPDLNIVLGLVTSKHGDLENPDDIKRRIEEATKYVPLEQLCLSPQCGFASTEEGNLLTEDEQWAKLQFVVDLANQIW
- a CDS encoding LLM class flavin-dependent oxidoreductase, which encodes MSTTKTFRDTAFSVLDLAPIVVGGTAGEALRNSADLARHAEQWGYKRYWVAEHHSMPGIASSATSVVIGYIAGQTSTIRVGSGGIMLPNHAPLVIAEQFGTLESLYPGRIDLALGRAPGSDQVTARALRRGPDRNGEDFPDQVAELYTYFHPPGGARKPAVRAVPGEGLDIPIWLLGSSDFSARLAAHWGLPFGFASHFAPTYLLPALQLYRSNFEASQHLDKPYAMVGVNVIAADTDDEARRLATSMQQQVLSLLRGMPGQLKPPVDNIEDMCTDYEKAVLADRGRYTVVGSLDTIRKGLERILEETKADELIVSAQIYDHDARLHSYEILSKVFE
- a CDS encoding transglycosylase domain-containing protein — encoded protein: MKRSKTHSQPTSKRTSKKSTSRKLASEKYSSGKKRGSRRRGIRAFVYTIGGLFLTGAVLAVVGYFVLLRMTPISIAKLTATPQPTVIYDASGKVYEKIGTPQTTLSYGDIPKNLQNAIVATEDHNFWTGSSVDLKSILRSVVVDITTNSTSQGASTIEDQLAKIVFLNDNKTLSYKLKEIAMGVHIDQDFTKQEILTMYLNKVFLGENTVGVGQAAMRYFGIDLAHDSNQLTLAQAALLAGLPQAPSAYDPLKHPAAARERRNQVLENMVKYGYITEQQAEAAEAQPLGASYHSLPDSTWDTHPLFTNVLFDYASKNGISAQQLLQGGLKVYTTIQPNVQQAVEDVFWSGQYDSDFPGPVDGAAVFVDPATGGIMGAAGSRKQDYTPLGMDRIYSNSSPGSSIKPIMEYAPAIESGQWGPDSILDNAPQDFGGGYVPQNWEGVDGPAKVTLQYALQESQNVASVWLLQQIGLQTGTSFAMKDGIKLTEQDRQHLGVAIGGMQYGVNPVEMAQAYEPFDNNGVQMKVHLINQIVNQVGQTIYQFQPQSKTIMSPQTAATMTSLMEDVVNAGTGTSAQVPGWGVAGKTGTVQYDTGLNGDHPNWIRDAWFDGYTPNMVGSIHIGYDVSSPEHHMTMSPLDPSANAAKIFSDIVRLAEAGETPEQFNLTSASSTPSTSGQIANTTAPGNNTTNATANATANATSNATDNSSSTSIGNTTDNDTTAPSTGDDGSGDASNGTGTTPGNTTTPPPTGGSTGGGTTPPTTGSGSTGGSSGAGGSGTTGGSGGSTSGGGSSGTGGGAPTTGSTSSGTGTGTSAGSGESSGSDSTSE
- the poxB gene encoding ubiquinone-dependent pyruvate dehydrogenase; protein product: MKTNIADLLIQSLVNAGVKRIYGIVGDSLNAVLDSVRRSKEIEWIHVRHEEVGAFAAGADAAMGTSIAVCAGSSGPGNLHLINGLYDCHRNRVPVLAIAAHIPSDEIGSNYFQQTRPEQIFKDCSYFCETVMSPDQVPRTITMAMQTAVARKGVSVVILPGDVAGVPDDNPVPEHILHVTRPVVHPSEPELKRLAEYLNRGKRITLLCGAGCAGAHGELMQLCERLQAPMVIALRGKEHLEYDNPYFVGLTGLIGYASGYRAMMNCDVLLMLGTDFPYRQFYPRNSTVLQVDLDPAHLGRRTPITYGLCGDVKATVQALLPLLTESHDSRHLRESVDHYQKVRTGLDELATAKSDKRPIHPQYLTKVVSDLANEDAVFTCDVGTPTLWAARYLQMNGRRRLLGSFNHGTMANAMPQAIGAQLAAPDRQVIALCGDGGLSMLMGDLLTLRQHKLPVKVIVLNNSALSFVELEMKAAGYLEMGTELIDQNFADIAKAMGIYGVHVERASDLESSIRDALRHDGPALVDVVVNRQELSLPPKITAEQAHGFTLWMVKAVLNGHGDELIDLAKTNLLR